A single region of the Pan troglodytes isolate AG18354 chromosome 18, NHGRI_mPanTro3-v2.0_pri, whole genome shotgun sequence genome encodes:
- the ATMIN gene encoding ATM interactor (The RefSeq protein has 2 substitutions compared to this genomic sequence), whose protein sequence is MKMHAEKKHKCSKCSNSYGTEWDLKRHAEDCGKTFRCTCGCPYASRTALQSHIYRTGHEIPAEHRDPPSKERKMENCAQNQKLSNKTIESLNNQPIPRPDTQELESSEIKLEPSFEDSCGSDTDKQTLTTPPRYPQKLLLPKPKVALVKLPVMQFSVMPVFVPTADSSAQPVVLGVDQGSATGAVHLLPLTVGTLILGLDSEACSLKESLPLFKIANPIAGEPISTGVQVNFGKSPSNPLQELGNTCQKNSISSINVQTDLSYASQNFIPSAQWATADSSVSSCSQTDLSFDSQVSLPISVHTQTFLPSSKVTSSIAAQTDAFMDTCFQSGGVSRETQTSGIESPTDDHVQMDQAGICGDIFESVHSSYNVATGNIISNSLVAETVTHSLLPQNEPKTLNQDIEKSAPIINFSAQNSMLPSQNMTDNQTQTIDLLSDLENILSSNLPAQTLDHRSLLSDTNPGPDTQLPSGPAQNPGIDFDIEEFFSASNIQTQTEESELSTMTTEPVLESLDIETQTDFLLADTSAQSYGCRGNSNFLGLEMFDTQTQTDLNFFLDSSPHLPLGSILKHSSFSTSTDSSDTETQTEGISTAKNIPALESKVQLNSTETQTMSSGFETLGSLFFTSNETQTAMDDFLLADLAWNTMESQFSSVETQTSAEPHTVSNF, encoded by the exons ATGAAAATGCATGCTGAGAAGAAGCACAAATGTAGTAAGTGCAGCAATTCGTACGGTACAGAATGGGACCTGAAAAGACATGCAGAGGACTGTGGCAAGACCTTCCGGTGCACATGCGGCTGTCCCTACGCCAGTAGAACAGCACTGCAGTCTCACATCTACCGAACTGGGCACGAGATACCTGCAGAACACAG GGACCCACCtagtaagaaaaggaaaatggaaaactgTGCACAAAACCAGAAGTTATCCAACAAGACCATTGAATCACTGAACAACCAACCAATCCCTAGACCAGACACTCAAGAACTAGAATCTTCAGAAATAAAGCTAGAACCATCTTTTGAAGACTCTTGTGGCTCTAACACTGACAAGCAGACTCTTACAACACCACCGAGATATCCTCAGAAGTTGCTTTTACCAAAGCCCAAAGTGGCTTTGGTTAAACTACCCGTGATGCAGTTTTCTGTCATGCCTGTCTTTGTGCCTACAGCCGACTCCTCAGCCCAGCCTGTGGTGTTAGGTGTTGATCAGGGCTCTGCCACAGGGGCTGTGCACTTACTGCCCTTGACAGTAGGAACCCTGATCCTCGGCCTAGATTCAGAGGCTTGCTCTCTTAAGGAGAGCCTACCTCTTTTCAAAATTGCTAATCCTATTGCTGGTGAGCCAATAAGTACTGGTGTTCAGGTGAACTTTGGTAAAAGTCCATCTAATCCTTTACAAGAACTAGGGAACACGTGTCAAAAGAACAGCATTTCTTCAATCAACGTGCAGACAGATCTGTCTTATGCCTCACAAAACTTTATACCTTCTGCACAGTGGGCCACTGCTGATTCCTCTGTGTCGTCTTGTTCTCAAACTGATTTGTCGTTTGATTCTCAAGTGTCTCTTCCCATTAGTGTTCACACTCAGACATTTTTGCCCAGCTCTAAGGTAACTTCATCTATAGCTGCTCAGACTGATGCATTTATGGACACCTGTTTCCAGTCAGGTGGGGTCTCCAGAGAAACTCAAACCAGTGGGATAGAAAGTCCAACGGATGACCATGTACAGATGGACCAAGCTGGAATATGCGGAGACATTTTTGAGAGTGTTCATTCATCATATAATGTTGCTACAGGTAACATTATAAGCAACAGTTTAGTAGCAGAGACAGTAACTCATAGTTTGTTACCTCAGAATGAGCCTAAGACTTTAAATCAAGATATTGAGAAATCTGCACCAATTATAAACTTCAGTGCACAGAATAGTATGCTTCCTTCACAGAACATGACAGATAATCAGACCCAAACCATAGATTTATTAAGTGATTTGGAAAACATCTtgtcaagtaatctgcctgctcAGACATTGGATCATCGTAGTCTTTTGTCTGACACAAATCCTGGACCTGACACCCAGCTCCCATCTGGCCCAGCCCAGAACCCTGGAATCGATTTTGATATCGAAGAGTTCTTTTCGGCCTCAAATATCCAGACTCAAACTGAAGAGAGTGAACTTAGCACCATGACCACCGAGCCAGTCTTGGAGTCACTGGACATAGAGACTCAAACGGACTTCTTACTCGCAGATACCTCTGCTCAGTCCTATGGGTGTAGGGGAAATTCTAACTTCTTAGGCCTTGAGATGtttgacacacagacacagacagacttAAACTTTTTCTTAGACAGTAGCCCTCATCTGCCTCTGGGAAGTATTCTGAAACACTCCAGCTTTTCCACGAGTACTGATTCATCTGACACAGAGACCCAAACTGAAGGAATCTCCACTGCTAAAAATATACCTGCTCTAGAAAGCAAAGTTCAGTTGAACAGTACAGAAACACAGACCATGAGTTCTGGGTTTGAAACCCTGGGGAGCTTGTTCTTCACCAGCAACGAAACTCAGACAGCAATGGATGACTTTCTTCTGGCTGATCTGGCCTGGAACACGATGGAGTCTCAGTTCAGCTCTGTAGAAACCCAGACTTCTGCGGAACCACACACAGTCTCCAACTTCTAA
- the ATMIN gene encoding ATM interactor isoform X2: MKMHAEKKHKCSKCSNSYGTEWDLKRHAEDCGKTFRCTCGCPYASRTALQSHIYRTGHEIPAEHRDPPSKKRKMENCAQNQKLSNKTIESLNNQPIPRPDTQELESSEIKLEPSFEDSCGSNTDKQTLTTPPRYPQKLLLPKPKVALVKLPVMQFSVMPVFVPTADSSAQPVVLGVDQGSATGAVHLLPLTVGTLILGLDSEACSLKESLPLFKIANPIAGEPISTGVQVNFGKSPSNPLQELGNTCQKNSISSINVQTDLSYASQNFIPSAQWATADSSVSSCSQTDLSFDSQVSLPISVHTQTFLPSSKVTSSIAAQTDAFMDTCFQSGGVSRETQTSGIESPTDDHVQMDQAGICGDIFESVHSSYNVATGNIISNSLVAETVTHSLLPQNEPKTLNQDIEKSAPIINFSAQNSMLPSQNMTDNQTQTIDLLSDLENILSSNLPAQTLDHRSLLSDTNPGPDTQLPSGPAQNPGIDFDIEEFFSASNIQTQTEESELSTMTTEPVLESLDIETQTDFLLADTSAQSYGCRGNSNFLGLEMFDTQTQTDLNFFLDSSPHLPLGSILKHSSFSTSTDSSDTETQTEGISTAKNIPALESKVQLNSTETQTMSSGFETLGSLFFTSNETQTAMDDFLLADLAWNTMESQFSSVETQTSAEPHTVSNF; encoded by the exons ATGAAAATGCATGCTGAGAAGAAGCACAAATGTAGTAAGTGCAGCAATTCGTACGGTACAGAATGGGACCTGAAAAGACATGCAGAGGACTGTGGCAAGACCTTCCGGTGCACATGCGGCTGTCCCTACGCCAGTAGAACAGCACTGCAGTCTCACATCTACCGAACTGGGCACGAGATACCTGCAGAACACAG GGACCCACCtagtaagaaaaggaaaatggaaaactgTGCACAAAACCAGAAGTTATCCAACAAGACCATTGAATCACTGAACAACCAACCAATCCCTAGACCAGACACTCAAGAACTAGAATCTTCAGAAATAAAGCTAGAACCATCTTTTGAAGACTCTTGTGGCTCTAACACTGACAAGCAGACTCTTACAACACCACCGAGATATCCTCAGAAGTTGCTTTTACCAAAGCCCAAAGTGGCTTTGGTTAAACTACCCGTGATGCAGTTTTCTGTCATGCCTGTCTTTGTGCCTACAGCCGACTCCTCAGCCCAGCCTGTGGTGTTAGGTGTTGATCAGGGCTCTGCCACAGGGGCTGTGCACTTACTGCCCTTGACAGTAGGAACCCTGATCCTCGGCCTAGATTCAGAGGCTTGCTCTCTTAAGGAGAGCCTACCTCTTTTCAAAATTGCTAATCCTATTGCTGGTGAGCCAATAAGTACTGGTGTTCAGGTGAACTTTGGTAAAAGTCCATCTAATCCTTTACAAGAACTAGGGAACACGTGTCAAAAGAACAGCATTTCTTCAATCAACGTGCAGACAGATCTGTCTTATGCCTCACAAAACTTTATACCTTCTGCACAGTGGGCCACTGCTGATTCCTCTGTGTCGTCTTGTTCTCAAACTGATTTGTCGTTTGATTCTCAAGTGTCTCTTCCCATTAGTGTTCACACTCAGACATTTTTGCCCAGCTCTAAGGTAACTTCATCTATAGCTGCTCAGACTGATGCATTTATGGACACCTGTTTCCAGTCAGGTGGGGTCTCCAGAGAAACTCAAACCAGTGGGATAGAAAGTCCAACGGATGACCATGTACAGATGGACCAAGCTGGAATATGCGGAGACATTTTTGAGAGTGTTCATTCATCATATAATGTTGCTACAGGTAACATTATAAGCAACAGTTTAGTAGCAGAGACAGTAACTCATAGTTTGTTACCTCAGAATGAGCCTAAGACTTTAAATCAAGATATTGAGAAATCTGCACCAATTATAAACTTCAGTGCACAGAATAGTATGCTTCCTTCACAGAACATGACAGATAATCAGACCCAAACCATAGATTTATTAAGTGATTTGGAAAACATCTtgtcaagtaatctgcctgctcAGACATTGGATCATCGTAGTCTTTTGTCTGACACAAATCCTGGACCTGACACCCAGCTCCCATCTGGCCCAGCCCAGAACCCTGGAATCGATTTTGATATCGAAGAGTTCTTTTCGGCCTCAAATATCCAGACTCAAACTGAAGAGAGTGAACTTAGCACCATGACCACCGAGCCAGTCTTGGAGTCACTGGACATAGAGACTCAAACGGACTTCTTACTCGCAGATACCTCTGCTCAGTCCTATGGGTGTAGGGGAAATTCTAACTTCTTAGGCCTTGAGATGtttgacacacagacacagacagacttAAACTTTTTCTTAGACAGTAGCCCTCATCTGCCTCTGGGAAGTATTCTGAAACACTCCAGCTTTTCCACGAGTACTGATTCATCTGACACAGAGACCCAAACTGAAGGAATCTCCACTGCTAAAAATATACCTGCTCTAGAAAGCAAAGTTCAGTTGAACAGTACAGAAACACAGACCATGAGTTCTGGGTTTGAAACCCTGGGGAGCTTGTTCTTCACCAGCAACGAAACTCAGACAGCAATGGATGACTTTCTTCTGGCTGATCTGGCCTGGAACACGATGGAGTCTCAGTTCAGCTCTGTAGAAACCCAGACTTCTGCGGAACCACACACAGTCTCCAACTTCTAA